Below is a genomic region from Megalopta genalis isolate 19385.01 chromosome 10, iyMegGena1_principal, whole genome shotgun sequence.
ttaggtTAATAGGCAAAAAACGTTTCCTGACTCCTGTTCTAAAGGAGTCTGAAGAATGACAACCGAGGCTTGGTAGCGAGTGCTAAAAGGACCTTGTTGGTCGTACAGTAGCTCGGCTACCTGATTTTCTTTAAACATGCGCTCACTTGACGCCATCAAAGGAAGACAACTTGCTCCAGTTGAAAGAGAAATGGGTCGGAACCAAAAAAATTGCTGACGGAACCACAAGGGGAGAATACGTTAATAGTTTTCGAAGAGGCTTCGTTGAAATGGCATAAGTGTTGTATATTTACACTGGCGTTACAGGCTCACACCTGGACGCAAGAATAGCGCTGCTTCTTTTTCCTCGAAGGATCTTCTCACCCGTGCGTCAGACGATCCCTAACAAAAGGGATTACCGATTCTTCTTCGTTTCCTTCGGCGAtgttttattattacaatacaGCACGACGGCGGCGCCGCTCGTCGCGAGAGAACCGTTCTCCTATGTACAGTTTTTTAATTGTACGCGTGCGTGGGCGTGAGTTCCGAAAATTTGGTATTTAATCCTCCAACACCATAAGAACAATGTTCCATTTATACGATACAATTTTCCGCCATTATTCTCAAAATATAATCGCTGTGAACAGTTACACGATTGCGTAATAAGCGcataatagtatataatgaATAGTATATAATGAATAAAAGTATTTTAATATTCCATTtccttaacaatttttcaatattCCCCAATCGAGTCTCTATAacataacaacaacaatataatagtatataatgaATAAAAGTATTTTAATATTCCATTtccttaacaatttttcaatattCCCCAATCGAGTCTCTATaacgtaaatataaaaataaaataattgtagTCGGGGAATTAATATCAGAGTGTCCCAGTTAGTATGACGTATCTAGAGATAGTCTTGCAATAATAGTAAGTTCAACAGAACGTAGTTTCAATCGTTGCAGTGTTTAAAATCCTCATTTACCATTATTGGCATTTTGTAAACAATCTTTTTGTATGATATCAAATAGAATTAatgagagagaatttattgtgccACACGTTTGTGTAATAACACGAATGGTATATTATCAcgttacttatacttataccaCTCAGaacagaaaaatatatatatgtattatttcattttaaatattcaaatgttctgattagactgcgaattttataaatttattacaaaaatgaaTTGTTCAAATTGAAATCAGTGAGaacattcgaagaatttaaaaatcctAATGATTACCTTCaattcgttaaaattattatgGAAAGAGATACATAAATGTTAACGTAGTCTCAGTATTATctcaaaattattaagaaaagaaataaacaaatgttaACGAAGTTCCTCAGTATTTGTTTTGCTTAAAAATCAATATCTATATAGTTTCCCCTAAAAATTCCTTTCTTAGATAACATAAGTGTTTGGATGTTGTTAGACAATATAACTATACACAATTATCCATTTGATAATGTCTTATTAAGTTCTAAGTCTTCACTTACGAAGTGAAAGATTATTCTACATTCACTTTATCGGTTGACATTGTTACGAActacaaacaattaaagattgTGGAAATCGCAGTTTTACTGTGGCCTACAtaatgcattgtttaaattgttattccaggctcagataaagaagttaaaaaacgtGAACGTTTCATATTTTTTTCGTTATTCCAATTAATTGCAATTGGTGAAGAAATTGTTGTAGACTTTGCCTAATAAATTAATCCCTCTAATGTCgcaaaaaatattcaagtcattCGTTTCAATTTGTTAAATACTAtaccgttttaaaagttgttcCAATACTTTTCTGAGCTACTGTACATATAATTCAATCATAATTCGTCAATTATAAATCTTGCTTAACATAACTAAAACGTCAGAAAAAATGACATATGGAGAACGAAACTAAAAGCCTTCCCTCTAAAGGAAATGGCATTCTAGATGGAATGCAATGCCTGTGGGCTGCTCGGTTTAGGAAAAGGGGTTCCTTAGAGGAAATCAGATCCAAAGAAGACATCAGGAACATCGTTTACGCCCGCTCAACTTTGCGGATCGTCGATTTTCTTAGGTACCGAAAGACCGGAACGACGTCGGTATGCATCCAGATGGTGGTCGTAAGAGGGATGGTCTAAAATAATAAAGAAGCTGACATGAAGATGAGGAGTGTTTGTGTTTCCACACGCGATGGCCGATTCTTAAACGACAAGATGCAACTGGAAAAACCTATAGACGGAAGACAATACCCACATtagtaattactagactgcagatctttatacaAATTAAACATTGTATGCATTGATTGTAAGATCTAAAAGTTACATACACGTCTAATTcgttgcactcgagcggtgactctgaggcatcacTAAACGTGGCTATACcacatttcaaaataattttaatagtatcaaatttgtttaaaaactgTTAAACGCAAAAATATGGTACGTGACAatagattcaatttcatatgtacgAGTTGCAATAGATCATGTAAAATGGAGTAccctaaaacatgtgttagatTGTGTTAATTGTAATCAGTTGAATATAATACAACAGTATTTTGAAATTCTTTAAACCCGTTAATGTTTTTTTATTTGGTTTATAAATACTATAGCAATAAACTGACAATgtaagtatttctattttacatcTGTCTCATATTTATTTCATACATATAGTCATTCTAAAGTAACTATACATAAGACTGTAGTACAATTTGCTTACTGATTCACACTGCGAATCTGTTAATTCTATGTTTCAAACTTTTGAAGTATCCTTAACTCCTTGATAATTTCCttaatagaacgagacaattttaatCGTTTATATGTCtccatttactttcattcctaaATTTTGATAAGAACAGAATCAAATTtgatttcgatttagaagaaatgttGTTACAGTGTAAGGAGTGGAAAATGTTTTACACTATCAGAAATTGGCGATCGTTACGaagtaaattatttataaagcaAAATGTGACCAGTGAACTACggattttacaaatttataacaaaaatgagcaACACATAAAAGATGAAACTGTGGTACCTTCGAAAATTATTTacggaacaatttattttttattcaatttctgtttcttgtaattgatacaaataatttttattttgcataaagatccgtagcCTAGTGATCAGTGAAATTTGCCAACAATATTTGTACAGTTTATATCGAGTGGTAATATTCATGGTAAAcctctttctttttccttaACGGTTAGCGACGgtttacaattttattgaatATCATTATCACAATATGACACATTGCTATCGCCACATTGCAGCTTAAAATAAAAATCTGTAGCGATATCGAATATTACGGGATTCCtcaataatttcgaaattacgtTGACAAGACCTTTGAACTTGATTTTACCTCCTCTATCTCCTGTTTTAATATTAGAGTTCACATCATGCCCTTGGGCATTTCTTCTCGTTGGAAACGTCGCTTTTatgaacactctgtatattcatATCTATACTCTAAtctaaatataatgtaatatttatgATGATTTATTGTGTTATCCAAGCCGACGGATTAGTTGCACGCGTAATGCACACAATGCATATCACTGCACTGGACATGCAACCCTAGAAAGTATATTGATTTAGATTTCAATATTATTACGGGAAATCTGATTCATGAAATAGTCGATTTCTGTAAATCACGTAGTTGAGGTGTCTCTAAGATGAAGTATAATTACAAACCTACCGCTAAGGACTATCTTAGAAGTCTAAGACGTCGAATAAAAGAATCTCTCTTGGAGAATAGTTTACACGGTGTAAAATATGTCATGGATATTAAACGACCTAAATGGGAAAGGTAATCTTACAATTACACTGATTTTAGATGTTTAATTGTTTGACATtaagaatttaatatatatgCAGAATATCGTGGTTTATTTTAATAATGTTATCATTCGTGGCTATTGCTGTTACAATCTTCGTAGTTTGGATGAAATTTCAAACAGAACCAACCATAACGGGATTGGATTTAGAGACAGATATCAAAATAAATTTTCCCAAAATATTCATCTGCTTCGATTGGCATCAACTAAACTATACGCACATACAGCAGGTAATCTGATTTGTATATGTagcaattttaatatttttattataatttatatatagtaaAATACACGTATAAAAGTTACTGATCATTACTTTGATGAAATtgcaaaattaataataatacaaaattcttctatttttctCGAAACTGACAGTTTCACGTGTATCGTTGCAATGCCAATTACAAGATGCTTTTAAAAATGACAGTTTCTAATTTGTAGAATGAGAGACACGTGTACGAACAAGTATACAATTGGACCTGGGAAGACTACATTGATGAATACGAACCAGTTTATGAAAAAAAAGTTTTTCTCAATGTCTTTCGTAGGATGGCTCCTAAATGTGGTAATGTGATCTTCAACTGTAAATACAAGTAAGTACACCGTTATCATTGGTATTTATTTAAGTAGATATTCATCAGTTTGATTGccacatatatattttttgtttagAGGAGTTAAGCAATCATGCTATAGTTTGTTTAGCCACATTGTTGTTGCTGTGGGTGTATGTTGCAAATTAAATACTGTGGAGCCTCTCGCATATTCGGATGCAAACAGGGatcttgaatttgaaacaacAAGTTCATACTATCCTTGGAGGTAATTTtactttaataattaatttgggcacttattttcaaatatttagcACGTATTTATCCCTAAACAATCGGGGGATTAGATTTTTAATTTCGTAAATTAATGTATCAATTACAAATACAGCACGAAAATTTTTTAGTTCtgttacatttttataaaattgtacGAATCGAAATTTTCAGTAATCAATGGTAATTTCTTTCTGCAATAAATATCCTTTACGTTACAGGCTTTACTTCCAAGCAAATACTGACATAAGCCCAAAACGAGAAGAAAGGCCATTAGTAAAAGCTTATTTTCCAATCACTCTTGAGTTTCATATTGATCTAACGTTTACTACACCTGACATTCGTTATCTAACTCTTCGACAACGTAACTGTACTTACAAACAAAAAGGTGATAGTTTAGACAATTGTATGATGTATCATGTCAAAGATCAGTTGTTGTCCCGTTGTAATTGCGTGCCATGGTTCTTAGCATTCATGGAGGAGAGAAGGATATGCCCGCTTTCAAAGTACCACTGTTTAAGCAATTTTACTGTAAACCCGAACGACATGAATTGCTGGCTACTTTGCGACCATACGTCGTATGGTGTGGATGCAATCTTAAAATCGAGTACGAATACTAATCGAATTGTGTTAAAATTCTGGCCACGCACTTTCATGAAAGTAGAAATGCGATTCGGTTATTTGGATTTGTTAGTATCATTTGGCGGCATTGCGAGTCTATTTCTGGGATATTCTTTGTTGGCATCTGTTGAAATAGGATATTACGCTACTCTGAGAAGTTATTGTGGGGCTGTGATTCATATTTCTCGgcaacaatataatattacaactaTTCACGTGACACAGAAAGTACCAAACAAATTAATACTTCGGCAACAATATCATGACTATATCGAATAGTTGGCACAATTCAATAAACTTTAATTTTCTGCATAGGCTTTCTTTATAGGTGTTTGATTACTTAATATGTGATTGCTTGTAACTATATGTATTTCATTCAATTCATTGTCAACTTATTATCTGTATAGAAAGATCATATTTTTTCAAATATGTAGATATGTGTCAATAAAACTTGTTGTCAAGCGAATATTATTTCCATTTAACTGAACATTCTCTTTTTTGTAATAGTTGTGATTCTTTCGCATCCTCTTAAACTGAATAAATCTATCCATTGCTGCATCAATATATTTGCACCATTGACATttcaatttttacttttattttgtaAAGTTAATTGTAATATTGTTGCAGCTGCTATGCCAATAT
It encodes:
- the LOC117220050 gene encoding sodium channel protein Nach; this translates as MKYNYKPTAKDYLRSLRRRIKESLLENSLHGVKYVMDIKRPKWERISWFILIMLSFVAIAVTIFVVWMKFQTEPTITGLDLETDIKINFPKIFICFDWHQLNYTHIQQNERHVYEQVYNWTWEDYIDEYEPVYEKKVFLNVFRRMAPKCGNVIFNCKYKGVKQSCYSLFSHIVVAVGVCCKLNTVEPLAYSDANRDLEFETTSSYYPWRLYFQANTDISPKREERPLVKAYFPITLEFHIDLTFTTPDIRYLTLRQRNCTYKQKGDSLDNCMMYHVKDQLLSRCNCVPWFLAFMEERRICPLSKYHCLSNFTVNPNDMNCWLLCDHTSYGVDAILKSSTNTNRIVLKFWPRTFMKVEMRFGYLDLLVSFGGIASLFLGYSLLASVEIGYYATLRSYCGAVIHISRQQYNITTIHVTQKVPNKLILRQQYHDYIE